From the Thermovirga lienii DSM 17291 genome, one window contains:
- a CDS encoding thiamine pyrophosphate TPP-binding domain-containing protein (PFAM: Thiamine pyrophosphate enzyme, central domain; Thiamine pyrophosphate enzyme, N-terminal TPP binding domain; Thiamine pyrophosphate enzyme, C-terminal TPP binding domain~COGs: COG0028 Thiamine pyrophosphate-requiring protein~InterPro IPR012001: IPR012000: IPR011766~KEGG: nth:Nther_1932 thiamine pyrophosphate protein TPP binding domain protein~PFAM: thiamine pyrophosphate TPP-binding domain-containing protein; thiamine pyrophosphate central domain-containing protein~SPTR: Thiamine pyrophosphate-dependent enzyme): MKINASEALVKTLESVGVTTIFGIPGIHNLDIYKALTKSPIRHITTRHEQGAGFMADGWARSTGNVGTALVISGPGLTNILTPMAQALHDSVPMVVISSQIPTSYIGLGAGFLHELKNSTIMAQSAAKESIRITDPRDIQQTVEKAYKTAASGRPGPVHLEIPMDVLTMHSAFTTSPSKTEQTWYPELPEQEIKKAANVIKEAKNPVIILGGGSKNASCEALALAEKLQAAVIETCAGKGIVDDRHPLCLGARLHFPSVRKFIEEADVIIAVGTELSPTDLWEKPLPKRGILIQIDLDPANFGRNTTADIGIRADARQALLSILKELSEGPTIPHPEKKALLANLKRQTKKELGSTTGMGEDLADMVDLISAIREGLPENGILAADMTGPAYIAISEYPTYFPSTFLHPVGFGTLGFAVPAAIGAFLANNDKPVAALTGDGGFQFTMAEVAVACQEKLPIPIIIWNDQGFGEIRRNEKARDFCPLIGVDNPSPDLKLFAASLGAKYQLANSPRDVKDLMKSAFKESCPTIIEITPKEREH, translated from the coding sequence TTGAAGATAAACGCTTCTGAAGCTCTAGTGAAAACTTTGGAGTCTGTAGGTGTAACCACGATTTTTGGAATCCCTGGGATACACAACCTTGATATTTACAAAGCCCTCACAAAAAGCCCCATCAGGCATATAACGACTAGACACGAACAGGGAGCAGGATTTATGGCAGATGGTTGGGCACGCTCTACGGGAAATGTAGGAACGGCCCTGGTGATTTCAGGCCCTGGATTGACGAACATCCTAACTCCCATGGCCCAGGCATTACATGACTCTGTCCCAATGGTGGTGATATCCAGCCAAATACCTACAAGCTACATAGGGCTAGGCGCCGGGTTCCTCCACGAACTTAAAAACAGCACCATAATGGCCCAATCTGCCGCAAAGGAAAGTATCAGGATTACAGATCCAAGGGACATACAGCAAACCGTAGAAAAAGCATATAAAACTGCTGCATCAGGGCGCCCTGGGCCAGTTCACCTGGAGATCCCCATGGACGTACTGACCATGCATTCTGCATTTACTACTTCCCCATCGAAGACCGAACAAACTTGGTATCCTGAACTTCCAGAACAGGAGATAAAAAAGGCTGCAAATGTAATAAAGGAAGCCAAAAATCCTGTAATTATCTTAGGTGGAGGTTCTAAAAACGCCTCCTGCGAAGCACTGGCTTTAGCAGAAAAACTGCAAGCTGCCGTCATAGAGACCTGTGCCGGTAAGGGAATTGTGGACGATCGACATCCTCTTTGTCTTGGTGCAAGGCTCCACTTCCCCTCTGTACGAAAATTTATAGAAGAGGCCGACGTTATTATAGCCGTGGGGACAGAACTTTCACCTACGGACCTATGGGAGAAGCCGCTGCCCAAAAGAGGCATTCTGATACAAATAGACTTGGATCCTGCCAACTTCGGCCGAAACACTACTGCAGACATAGGCATACGGGCAGATGCAAGACAAGCCCTCTTATCAATTTTAAAAGAACTCTCAGAAGGCCCCACCATTCCGCATCCTGAAAAAAAAGCCCTTTTAGCCAACTTAAAAAGGCAAACAAAAAAGGAACTAGGCAGTACTACAGGCATGGGAGAGGACCTAGCGGATATGGTGGACTTGATAAGCGCCATACGGGAAGGATTACCTGAGAATGGAATCCTGGCAGCAGACATGACTGGGCCAGCTTATATAGCTATAAGCGAGTATCCGACGTACTTTCCCTCAACGTTCCTCCACCCTGTCGGCTTCGGAACGCTGGGTTTTGCCGTTCCAGCAGCAATTGGCGCCTTTTTAGCAAATAACGACAAGCCCGTTGCAGCCCTTACTGGAGATGGAGGTTTCCAATTTACCATGGCCGAAGTAGCTGTAGCGTGCCAAGAAAAACTTCCCATACCGATAATAATCTGGAATGACCAAGGCTTCGGAGAGATCCGCCGCAATGAAAAGGCAAGGGATTTTTGCCCTTTAATAGGCGTGGACAACCCATCTCCTGACTTAAAGTTATTTGCGGCATCTTTGGGAGCAAAGTACCAATTGGCAAATTCCCCAAGAGACGTAAAAGATTTGATGAAATCAGCTTTCAAAGAAAGCTGCCCAACCATTATAGAAATAACACCAAAAGAAAGGGAGCATTGA
- a CDS encoding glycine betaine/L-proline ABC transporter, ATPase subunit (PFAM: ABC transporter~TIGRFAM: glycine betaine/L-proline transport ATP binding subunit~COGs: COG1125 ABC-type proline/glycine betaine transport systems ATPase components~InterProIPR005892: IPR003439: IPR000644: IPR017871: IPR 003593~KEGG: sth:STH2630 glycine betaine/carnitine/choline ABC transporter ATP-binding protein~PFAM: ABC transporter related; CBS domain containing protein~SMART: AAA ATPase~SPTR: Glycine betaine/carnitine/choline ABC transporter ATP-binding protein;~TIGRFAM: glycine betaine/L-proline ABC transporter, ATPase subunit) produces MVLFEDVSKVYEDGTRAVDHLNLEIAKGELVVLIGPSGCGKTTTLKMVNRLEDCTEGTIKVGGQDITKTDPVKLRRNIGYVIQETALMPHLSVAENIATVPRLLGWKKSKIRKRVDELLEMAGLDPAIYRYRLPDQLSGGQKQRIGVLRALAADPEVVLMDEPFGALDPIAREKLQNELIQLQKTVKKTIIFVTHDMDEALKIADKIVLMRRGKIEQVGSPEDLQQNPANDFVRDFIGEDRLSQISPDTSVEVVVQEPKIRVSPKMSAADVLDIMEDEGHETAQIVDSYGKWHGMAVLWLLKRAARQNGKATEGAKKDRKIYIEDGTLRDAAAMLADQDLPIPVIDENNTFKGVVTHAGVARLTISRLTRYKGKEAV; encoded by the coding sequence ATGGTTCTTTTTGAAGATGTGAGCAAGGTGTACGAAGATGGGACCCGGGCCGTGGACCACCTCAATTTGGAAATCGCAAAGGGCGAGCTTGTAGTACTTATAGGCCCCTCCGGTTGTGGTAAGACCACTACCCTCAAGATGGTAAACCGTCTTGAAGACTGCACTGAAGGGACCATAAAGGTCGGAGGGCAAGATATCACAAAAACAGACCCAGTCAAACTGCGCAGAAACATAGGTTACGTCATCCAAGAAACGGCCTTAATGCCCCACCTTTCGGTGGCAGAAAACATCGCTACAGTACCCAGGCTTTTGGGATGGAAGAAAAGTAAAATAAGAAAGCGGGTCGACGAGCTGTTGGAAATGGCTGGTTTGGATCCTGCCATATACCGCTACCGTCTGCCAGATCAGCTAAGCGGAGGACAAAAACAACGAATTGGAGTTTTACGGGCGCTAGCCGCCGACCCTGAGGTGGTCCTGATGGACGAGCCTTTCGGAGCCTTAGACCCTATAGCCAGGGAAAAACTTCAAAACGAGCTCATTCAACTGCAGAAGACCGTCAAAAAAACAATAATATTTGTGACCCACGACATGGACGAAGCACTGAAAATAGCAGACAAGATAGTCCTCATGCGTAGAGGAAAGATTGAGCAAGTTGGTTCTCCTGAAGATCTTCAACAAAATCCCGCCAACGATTTCGTTAGAGATTTTATAGGCGAGGACAGACTCTCCCAGATATCTCCCGACACAAGCGTAGAAGTGGTGGTCCAAGAACCTAAGATAAGGGTCTCTCCCAAGATGTCTGCTGCAGATGTGCTGGATATTATGGAAGATGAAGGGCACGAGACTGCCCAGATCGTAGATAGTTATGGCAAATGGCATGGTATGGCCGTGTTGTGGCTTTTAAAACGCGCCGCAAGGCAAAACGGAAAGGCTACTGAAGGAGCCAAGAAGGACCGAAAGATATATATTGAAGACGGAACCCTTCGTGACGCTGCAGCAATGCTGGCAGACCAAGACTTGCCCATTCCCGTAATAGATGAAAATAACACATTTAAGGGAGTCGTAACTCACGCTGGAGTGGCACGTCTTACTATATCAAGGCTCACCCGCTACAAAGGGAAGGAGGCAGTATGA
- a CDS encoding histidinol-phosphate aminotransferase (PFAM: Aminotransferase class I and II~TIGRFAM: histidinol-phosphate aminotransferase~COGs: COG0079 Histidinol-phosphate/aromatic aminotransferase and cobyric acid decarboxylase~InterPro IPR005861: IPR004839: IPR001917~KEGG: nth:Nther_1931 histidinol-phosphate aminotransferase~PFAM: aminotransferase class I and II~SPTR: Histidinol-phosphate aminotransferase;~TIGRFAM: histidinol-phosphate aminotransferase) has protein sequence MNIPGIRKAVLKMRPYEPGKTIEEVRRDLGLKHIIKLGSNENPYGPFPESIEAMKQEMSHGNRYPDIAFEEIKGLLAQKHGLKQENIAISHGAEGMLQSAAKTFIEEEDQVIIPMVTYKLYEELSKLMGAKIVRTPMKENTIDLLAVAKAVTEKTKLIWLCNPNNPTGTHFDLKDFSSLLDDLPEKTWVILDEAYAEFCPQDKLPNRAKLINEGKNIISVRTFSKAYGLAGLRLGYGMARPDVIRAIDTVSEPFNANRLAIAAGIAVLRDGQKSYTEALEAITRDRKRMEEALRNMECSVTPSSTNFVFFETPYDCSYLSQQLLKRGIIVRPCNIWGCDNAIRVTVGTSEEVDEFLKAIEDILKSALCSKETQREV, from the coding sequence GTGAATATACCAGGCATTAGGAAAGCAGTACTCAAAATGAGGCCTTATGAACCAGGCAAAACTATCGAAGAAGTCCGCAGGGACTTAGGTCTTAAGCACATTATAAAGCTCGGCTCCAATGAAAACCCCTATGGTCCCTTTCCAGAATCCATAGAGGCAATGAAACAAGAAATGTCCCATGGCAACCGTTATCCAGACATAGCTTTTGAGGAGATAAAAGGGCTTTTAGCCCAAAAGCACGGCCTTAAACAAGAGAACATCGCCATATCTCACGGAGCAGAAGGTATGCTACAGTCTGCAGCAAAAACCTTCATCGAAGAGGAAGACCAAGTCATAATACCTATGGTCACCTACAAACTCTACGAGGAACTTTCAAAGCTCATGGGAGCAAAAATTGTAAGAACACCAATGAAAGAAAACACTATCGACCTTCTCGCCGTAGCGAAGGCCGTAACGGAAAAGACCAAGCTAATCTGGCTATGCAATCCCAACAACCCTACAGGCACTCATTTCGACCTCAAGGATTTTTCAAGCCTTTTAGATGACCTGCCAGAAAAAACATGGGTAATTTTAGATGAAGCATATGCAGAGTTTTGCCCACAGGACAAACTACCCAACCGGGCAAAGCTCATAAATGAAGGCAAGAACATCATCTCCGTCCGGACCTTTTCCAAGGCTTACGGACTTGCAGGTCTAAGGCTAGGCTACGGCATGGCAAGGCCAGATGTAATAAGAGCCATAGATACCGTCAGCGAACCATTTAACGCTAACAGGTTGGCCATAGCGGCAGGCATTGCAGTTTTGCGAGATGGACAAAAATCCTATACAGAGGCCCTTGAAGCGATAACCCGGGACAGAAAACGAATGGAAGAAGCCCTTAGAAATATGGAGTGCAGTGTTACTCCTTCTTCTACCAACTTTGTCTTTTTTGAGACCCCCTATGATTGTAGCTACCTTTCCCAACAACTGCTCAAAAGAGGCATCATAGTGCGCCCGTGCAATATATGGGGCTGCGATAATGCAATAAGGGTAACGGTGGGAACCTCTGAGGAAGTAGACGAGTTCCTAAAGGCCATAGAGGACATTTTGAAGTCTGCCTTGTGTAGCAAAGAAACACAACGGGAGGTATGA